A single window of Meiothermus sp. DNA harbors:
- a CDS encoding transcriptional regulator, whose product MPKKEKKRLQVVISDDQDALLTKLAYELSSPEQLVSKSEVVRLAIEKLADGLEEGQQKAQLKELLKRLEDEEE is encoded by the coding sequence ATGCCTAAAAAAGAAAAAAAACGTTTGCAGGTGGTCATTAGTGATGATCAGGACGCGCTCCTGACCAAGCTGGCCTATGAGCTGTCCAGCCCCGAGCAACTGGTGTCTAAGTCGGAGGTGGTGCGCCTGGCCATCGAAAAGCTAGCCGATGGCCTGGAAGAAGGTCAGCAGAAAGCGCAACTCAAGGAGCTTTTGAAGCGGCTCGAGGACGAAGAGGAGTAA
- a CDS encoding SDR family oxidoreductase, giving the protein MKTVLITGASTGIGEACALWLQDRGYRVFAGVRQMADAEGLKQKSKGALTPVLLDVVDETSIHEAVQFVRTQASQLDGLVNNAGIAVAGPLEFVPLPELRRVLEVNVVGQVAVTQAFLPLLREAKGRVVLMSSISGRVAAPLMGPYAASKFALEAIGDALRRELAPWGIEVSIIEPGNIQTPIWRKGIAWGEALKQQLSPRAIELYGPAIDGILHYIRGQDGRGLHPSEVARVVEQALASARPKTRYVVGRDAKAGALLARLLPDRWVDRFIAGRRFGPQ; this is encoded by the coding sequence GTGAAAACCGTGCTCATCACTGGCGCCTCTACCGGTATCGGAGAGGCCTGTGCGCTGTGGCTGCAGGATCGGGGCTACCGGGTTTTTGCCGGGGTACGCCAAATGGCCGATGCGGAGGGCCTGAAACAAAAGTCCAAAGGCGCCCTCACGCCGGTTTTGCTAGATGTGGTGGACGAAACCTCCATCCACGAAGCCGTGCAGTTTGTCCGCACCCAGGCCTCCCAACTCGACGGCCTGGTGAACAATGCCGGGATTGCGGTGGCGGGGCCGCTCGAGTTTGTGCCCTTGCCGGAGCTCAGGCGGGTGCTCGAGGTCAATGTGGTGGGGCAGGTGGCCGTCACCCAGGCGTTTTTGCCCCTGCTGCGGGAAGCCAAAGGGCGGGTGGTGCTGATGAGCTCCATCAGCGGGCGGGTGGCCGCACCCCTGATGGGGCCCTATGCCGCCTCGAAGTTTGCCCTCGAGGCCATTGGCGATGCCCTCAGGCGGGAGCTAGCACCTTGGGGGATCGAAGTGTCCATCATCGAGCCGGGCAACATCCAGACGCCCATCTGGCGCAAGGGGATCGCCTGGGGAGAGGCGCTCAAACAACAGCTTTCCCCCAGGGCCATAGAGCTTTACGGCCCTGCTATAGACGGTATCCTGCACTATATCCGGGGCCAGGATGGCAGGGGTTTACACCCCAGCGAAGTGGCTAGAGTGGTGGAGCAAGCCCTCGCCTCGGCCCGCCCCAAAACTCGCTATGTGGTGGGGCGGGATGCCAAAGCCGGGGCCCTTCTGGCGCGTCTGTTACCTGACCGATGGGTGGATCGCTTCATCGCCGGGCGCCGGTTTGGGCCGCAGTAG
- a CDS encoding TolC family protein yields the protein MKLAFPTLLLFLFPLALAQNLTLEAALAKATAQAPVVAAKAELDDAQANLQRVLSDPLLTRPSKVQAEQRAALAQASYDRAVVQAQSSIVGAYAQVLEAQLQVRLAQKAQEIATRGLEVAQIRQRNGSGTALDVRNAQNRLDDARSNLTRAENGLALAQASLRSLVGAFATLAPLPTPPALPEASVVQALLGKNPDVLQARQRAELAALQVELLDPSYAARAEIEAARSRAEQAAAGAREVERGLGLQYDSLLQNLQAAARALSVQQAALANAREALSNDKKRLDAGLISQLAYLQTELSFIQAELAAQQALGNYWRAYYSLLAGGR from the coding sequence ATGAAACTGGCCTTTCCCACCCTTCTTTTATTCCTATTCCCGCTCGCCCTGGCCCAGAACCTGACCCTGGAAGCGGCCCTGGCCAAGGCCACCGCGCAAGCCCCGGTGGTGGCCGCCAAAGCCGAACTCGACGATGCCCAAGCCAACCTACAGCGGGTGCTCTCCGACCCCCTGCTGACCCGCCCCAGCAAAGTACAGGCCGAGCAGCGCGCGGCGTTGGCCCAGGCCAGCTACGACCGGGCCGTGGTGCAGGCCCAGAGCAGCATTGTGGGGGCCTATGCGCAGGTGCTCGAGGCTCAGCTTCAGGTGCGCCTGGCTCAGAAGGCCCAGGAGATTGCCACCCGGGGCCTCGAGGTGGCCCAAATCCGCCAACGCAACGGCTCCGGTACGGCTTTGGATGTGCGCAACGCCCAGAACCGCCTGGACGATGCCAGAAGCAACCTGACCCGGGCCGAGAATGGGCTGGCGCTGGCCCAAGCCTCGCTGCGGAGCCTGGTAGGCGCGTTTGCTACCCTGGCCCCCCTGCCCACCCCCCCGGCCCTGCCCGAAGCCTCGGTGGTGCAGGCATTGCTGGGCAAGAACCCCGACGTCTTGCAAGCCCGCCAGCGGGCCGAGTTGGCTGCTTTGCAGGTGGAGTTGCTCGACCCCAGCTATGCTGCCCGGGCCGAGATCGAGGCGGCTCGCTCGAGGGCCGAGCAGGCGGCAGCCGGGGCCCGGGAAGTCGAGCGGGGGCTGGGGCTTCAGTACGACTCTTTGTTGCAGAACCTGCAGGCCGCTGCCCGCGCCCTCTCGGTGCAGCAAGCGGCCCTGGCCAACGCCCGCGAGGCCCTCTCCAACGACAAAAAACGTCTGGATGCGGGCTTGATCAGCCAGTTGGCCTACCTCCAGACCGAGCTTTCGTTTATTCAGGCCGAGCTGGCCGCCCAGCAGGCCCTGGGTAACTACTGGCGGGCCTACTACAGCCTGCTGGCGGGAGGCCGCTAA
- a CDS encoding alpha/beta hydrolase encodes MNKYRVFWLVFFGGLLLFAGAMVWYTRQALKPYPADQAAQAALQTDAQVQVRAAPYGWVFLPTGPVKGGLAFYPGGLVEPQAYAPVMRRIAQGGYRVALLQVRFNLAVTEQGKARQAMAEAPQLPWAVGGHSLGGVVASNFADSNPSVKALVMWAAYPQNDLSGRALPTLALFAEKDGVIRQEQLEASQNKFPKNTERQTIPGLNHAGFGAYGPQRGDNPATIPAETGWDEVAARTLAFLDRALGQP; translated from the coding sequence ATGAACAAATACCGCGTTTTCTGGCTGGTTTTCTTTGGCGGCCTGCTGCTTTTTGCCGGGGCCATGGTCTGGTATACCCGGCAGGCTCTCAAACCTTATCCAGCAGATCAGGCTGCCCAGGCCGCCCTACAAACCGATGCCCAGGTGCAGGTACGCGCTGCCCCCTACGGCTGGGTCTTCCTTCCGACAGGGCCGGTTAAGGGCGGGCTGGCCTTCTATCCAGGGGGTCTGGTAGAGCCCCAAGCCTATGCCCCCGTGATGCGCCGGATTGCCCAGGGGGGGTACCGGGTGGCGCTGCTCCAGGTGCGCTTCAACCTGGCCGTCACCGAGCAAGGCAAGGCCCGCCAGGCCATGGCCGAGGCCCCGCAGTTGCCCTGGGCCGTGGGGGGGCATAGCTTGGGTGGGGTGGTGGCCTCCAATTTTGCCGACAGCAACCCCAGCGTGAAGGCCCTGGTGATGTGGGCGGCCTATCCCCAGAACGATCTCTCGGGGCGGGCCCTGCCTACCCTGGCCTTGTTCGCCGAAAAAGATGGGGTCATCCGCCAGGAGCAGCTCGAGGCCAGTCAAAACAAATTCCCCAAGAACACCGAACGGCAAACCATCCCCGGCCTCAACCATGCCGGGTTTGGTGCCTACGGCCCCCAGCGCGGTGATAACCCTGCTACCATTCCTGCCGAAACAGGCTGGGACGAGGTAGCAGCGAGAACCCTGGCCTTTCTGGATCGGGCTCTGGGCCAGCCTTGA
- the rsmF gene encoding 16S rRNA (cytosine(1407)-C(5))-methyltransferase RsmF translates to MLPKAFLSRMANLLGEEFPQFLQALTDADRSYGLRVNTLKLTPEQLLQISPWALEPIPWSPEGFYYPAEARPGPHPFYYAGLYYIQEPSAQAVGVLADPKPGERVLDLAAAPGGKTTHLAARMQGQGLLVSNEIDSSRVRGLLENVERWGARLAVVSATVEKLAEQWGAYFDKVVLDAPCSGEGMFRKDPEVVRHWGPGAPARAARVQKSLMAAAGELVRPGGVLVYSTCTFAPEENEQVIAEFLRNPGWALEEARIHPSFAPGVPAWGEGHPALAKTARLWPHRLRGEGHFLAKLRKTEGHESNPALERIPPLSRETRALWQSWSQEHLRVQLEGEILERAGHLYLLPPELPGLSGIRAPAPGLYLGEARVGKRKESGRFLPGKPLAHFLRPGQVQMTFPIATDDPRALQFALGQPIPAEGSEGWYLVTLQTAVGDFGLGWGRLKGGVMRPGKASL, encoded by the coding sequence GTGTTGCCTAAAGCCTTTCTGTCCCGCATGGCCAACCTGCTCGGCGAGGAGTTTCCCCAGTTCTTGCAGGCCCTCACCGACGCCGACCGCAGCTATGGCCTGCGGGTGAATACCCTTAAACTAACCCCCGAGCAGCTTTTGCAGATAAGCCCCTGGGCGCTGGAGCCCATTCCCTGGTCGCCCGAGGGCTTCTACTACCCCGCCGAGGCCCGCCCCGGCCCCCACCCGTTCTACTACGCCGGGCTTTACTACATCCAGGAACCTTCGGCCCAGGCTGTGGGGGTGCTGGCCGACCCAAAGCCGGGGGAACGGGTGCTCGACCTGGCGGCTGCACCGGGCGGCAAAACCACCCACCTGGCGGCTCGGATGCAGGGCCAGGGGCTCCTGGTGTCCAACGAAATTGATAGCAGCCGCGTCCGAGGGCTCCTGGAAAACGTGGAGCGCTGGGGAGCCCGTCTGGCGGTGGTCTCGGCGACCGTCGAAAAACTGGCAGAGCAGTGGGGCGCCTACTTCGACAAGGTGGTGCTGGATGCGCCCTGCTCGGGCGAGGGAATGTTCCGCAAGGATCCCGAGGTGGTGCGCCACTGGGGGCCGGGGGCTCCGGCGCGGGCAGCGCGGGTGCAAAAAAGCCTGATGGCCGCCGCCGGTGAACTGGTGCGTCCTGGCGGGGTGCTGGTCTACTCCACCTGCACCTTTGCCCCAGAAGAAAATGAGCAGGTGATCGCAGAATTCTTGCGCAACCCCGGCTGGGCGCTCGAGGAGGCCCGCATTCACCCGTCTTTTGCCCCAGGGGTGCCGGCCTGGGGCGAGGGCCACCCGGCTCTGGCCAAAACCGCCCGGCTATGGCCGCATCGCCTGCGGGGGGAGGGGCATTTTCTGGCCAAACTCCGCAAAACCGAGGGTCATGAAAGCAATCCCGCGCTCGAGCGCATCCCTCCCCTGTCTCGCGAGACCCGGGCCCTGTGGCAGTCCTGGAGCCAGGAACACCTGCGGGTGCAACTCGAGGGGGAGATCCTCGAGCGCGCCGGACACCTCTACCTGCTTCCGCCCGAGCTGCCCGGCCTGTCCGGTATCCGGGCCCCGGCGCCGGGGCTTTATCTGGGCGAGGCCCGGGTAGGAAAGCGCAAGGAATCGGGCCGGTTTTTGCCGGGGAAGCCCCTGGCGCACTTTTTGCGGCCAGGCCAGGTTCAAATGACTTTTCCTATAGCCACCGATGACCCACGCGCTTTACAGTTTGCCCTGGGACAACCCATCCCTGCAGAGGGTTCAGAGGGCTGGTACCTGGTCACATTGCAAACGGCGGTAGGGGACTTTGGCCTGGGCTGGGGGCGGCTCAAGGGCGGGGTGATGCGCCCGGGTAAGGCCAGCTTGTGA
- the acpS gene encoding holo-ACP synthase yields the protein MSIMAVGTDIVELQRLRRVWERHPERFLQRHFTPPEIAYCLAKSDPIPSLAVRFAAKEAFQKCWPESFGWLEVWVEMAGRKPELRFAPRLEVQMQQGLLRAHLSLSHEKHYALALVVLERVET from the coding sequence ATGTCCATTATGGCCGTTGGAACCGATATCGTAGAGCTACAGCGCCTGCGCCGGGTCTGGGAACGGCATCCCGAGCGGTTTTTGCAGCGCCACTTTACCCCTCCCGAAATCGCCTACTGTCTGGCCAAATCTGACCCCATCCCCTCGCTGGCGGTTCGCTTTGCGGCCAAGGAGGCCTTTCAGAAGTGCTGGCCGGAGTCTTTTGGCTGGCTCGAGGTCTGGGTGGAAATGGCCGGACGCAAGCCGGAGCTGCGCTTTGCCCCTCGCCTCGAGGTGCAGATGCAGCAGGGTCTGCTCCGGGCGCACCTCTCGCTTTCGCACGAGAAGCACTACGCCCTGGCCCTGGTGGTGCTGGAAAGGGTGGAAACGTGA
- a CDS encoding efflux RND transporter periplasmic adaptor subunit yields the protein MGKPWYQMGVWLGLLALVLGGCGPRRPAQNETSAPVAEAAATRSVKVRVIEAQNGTLTTTRTTGATLTPARESQVGATASGKVLEVRVTEGSGVAQGQVVLRLDPVNAQTALRNAELALEQARVNLERAQRSTSGSLAPLQASLESALANLQVAERRYREGKQLFAAGAISQVELTGLEAAYNQAKAAADNARENLARAQRASSEDLALLRLQVQQAQNQLAQARRAVADTEVRAPFAGVVAEIFVNPGEFVSAGQRAFRLADTSQLEATFRLPPEEAAVLPLGSRVDLIYGGQTYPATLTKSSKIPGTDRLVELTARPQGALPPGASAQLRYTLTLAQGRLLPAGALRTEGRSTFVFVVQEGKAVRTPVRVLGDTGTRVAVEGLGNQPVVFPVPSSLSDGDAVEVVQ from the coding sequence ATGGGTAAGCCCTGGTATCAGATGGGGGTCTGGCTGGGCTTGCTGGCCCTGGTGCTGGGGGGGTGTGGCCCCCGCAGGCCGGCCCAAAACGAGACGTCCGCACCGGTAGCCGAAGCCGCCGCGACCCGCAGCGTAAAGGTGCGGGTAATAGAGGCCCAAAACGGCACCCTCACCACCACCCGTACCACCGGCGCGACCCTAACGCCGGCTCGCGAGAGCCAGGTGGGGGCTACGGCCTCGGGCAAAGTACTCGAGGTGCGGGTCACCGAGGGCAGCGGGGTAGCCCAGGGGCAGGTGGTGCTGCGGCTCGACCCCGTAAATGCACAAACCGCCCTGCGTAATGCCGAGCTGGCCTTAGAGCAAGCCCGGGTGAATCTCGAGCGGGCCCAGCGCTCCACCTCGGGCTCCCTGGCGCCGTTGCAGGCCAGCCTCGAGTCGGCCCTGGCCAACCTCCAGGTAGCCGAGCGGCGCTACCGCGAAGGCAAGCAGCTCTTTGCCGCCGGCGCCATTTCTCAGGTAGAACTTACCGGCCTCGAGGCCGCCTACAACCAGGCCAAGGCCGCCGCCGACAACGCCCGCGAAAACCTGGCCCGTGCCCAGCGGGCCTCCAGTGAAGACCTGGCCCTGCTGCGTCTGCAGGTGCAACAAGCCCAGAACCAGCTGGCCCAGGCCCGCCGGGCCGTAGCCGACACCGAGGTGCGGGCCCCGTTTGCGGGCGTGGTGGCGGAGATTTTTGTGAACCCCGGCGAGTTTGTGAGTGCGGGACAGCGGGCCTTCCGGCTGGCCGATACCAGCCAGCTCGAGGCTACCTTCCGCCTACCGCCCGAGGAGGCCGCCGTGTTGCCCCTGGGCAGCCGGGTAGACTTGATCTACGGCGGCCAGACCTATCCGGCCACCCTGACCAAGAGCAGCAAAATTCCCGGCACCGACCGCCTCGTCGAGCTCACCGCCCGGCCCCAGGGGGCCTTGCCTCCCGGAGCCAGCGCCCAGCTGCGCTATACCCTGACCCTGGCCCAGGGGCGGCTGTTGCCGGCAGGAGCCCTTCGCACCGAAGGACGCAGCACCTTTGTGTTTGTGGTACAGGAAGGCAAGGCAGTGCGCACACCGGTGCGGGTGCTGGGCGATACCGGTACCCGGGTTGCGGTGGAAGGGTTGGGCAACCAGCCGGTGGTGTTTCCGGTGCCCTCGAGCCTCTCCGACGGCGATGCCGTGGAGGTGGTGCAGTGA
- the murA gene encoding UDP-N-acetylglucosamine 1-carboxyvinyltransferase, with protein sequence MDRTLIIRGGIPLSGEIRIFPAKNSALKLMAASILTAEPVTLTEVPRLRDIDVLLELLGHLGTRHAWEGRTLHLHTPEILSTQAPFELVSKMRASFNVLGALAARAGEGTVPLPGGCNFAERPVDQHIKALRGLGFEVTTEITEQGVAYTARRHKPASGRVVYDLPTLGGTEQALMAAALGGEAVLVNTPQEPEIVDLCNFLTMMGAEVKGIGSSILHIKGKSSLRGGRYSVIPDRIEAGTYLFAAAATRGSITLTHVEPFHMDAVLDKLIQSGHHITTGKDWIRLEATAHPQPFNLEAREYPGFITDLQPPAAAYLATVHGTSLVSDRVYPDRFTHASELARMGADVTLKDRTLVIQGRQLTGAAVEARDIRAGGGLIIAALAAEGESHITGMQYIERGYDDIENRLRSLGAQVGLKAPELALAAD encoded by the coding sequence ATGGATCGAACCCTTATTATCCGCGGTGGTATCCCACTCAGCGGTGAAATTCGCATTTTTCCGGCCAAGAATTCAGCCCTCAAGCTCATGGCAGCCAGTATTCTTACGGCCGAGCCGGTGACCCTTACCGAGGTGCCGCGCCTGCGCGACATTGACGTCTTGCTCGAGCTTTTGGGCCATCTGGGCACCCGCCATGCCTGGGAAGGTCGCACCCTACACCTCCATACGCCCGAAATTCTCTCCACTCAGGCCCCCTTCGAACTGGTCAGCAAGATGCGGGCCAGCTTCAACGTGCTGGGCGCTCTGGCTGCGCGGGCCGGGGAGGGCACCGTGCCGCTGCCGGGGGGCTGCAATTTCGCCGAGCGCCCGGTCGATCAGCATATCAAGGCCCTGCGCGGCCTGGGGTTCGAAGTCACCACCGAGATTACCGAACAGGGCGTGGCCTACACCGCCCGCCGTCACAAACCGGCCTCGGGCCGCGTAGTCTACGACCTGCCTACCCTAGGCGGCACCGAGCAAGCCCTGATGGCCGCGGCCCTGGGGGGCGAGGCCGTGCTGGTCAACACCCCACAGGAGCCCGAGATTGTGGACTTGTGCAACTTCCTCACCATGATGGGGGCCGAAGTCAAGGGCATCGGCAGCAGCATCTTGCACATCAAGGGCAAGTCCAGCCTGCGGGGCGGGCGCTATAGCGTCATTCCCGACCGCATCGAAGCCGGCACCTACCTGTTTGCTGCCGCTGCCACCCGGGGCTCCATTACCCTGACCCACGTGGAGCCTTTCCACATGGATGCTGTGCTGGACAAGCTGATCCAGTCGGGCCACCACATCACCACCGGCAAAGACTGGATCCGCCTGGAAGCCACCGCCCATCCCCAACCTTTCAACCTCGAGGCCCGCGAATACCCCGGTTTCATTACCGACCTGCAACCCCCCGCTGCGGCCTACCTGGCCACCGTACACGGCACCTCGCTGGTCTCCGACCGGGTCTATCCCGACCGCTTCACCCACGCCAGCGAGCTGGCCCGTATGGGAGCCGACGTGACCCTCAAAGACCGTACCCTGGTGATCCAGGGCCGCCAGCTCACCGGTGCTGCGGTGGAAGCCCGCGACATCCGTGCCGGAGGGGGCCTGATCATCGCGGCCCTGGCCGCCGAGGGCGAGAG
- a CDS encoding efflux RND transporter permease subunit: MSQEERKNQEPQTGDKPENPVIAFFVKRFVFSTAIFLAMVLFGLISGSRVGVDLLPRFEIPVVAVTTAYPGAGPEEVEQQVSRPIEDAVSTLSGLDQIASLSGEGFSQVIVSFEFGQDVNRVATDVSQRVAAVRGQLPRDAQAPVVQRFDPAAAPILFIALSAEGRDLREVAKYANDVLKPRLQLVSGVADVQVQGAPDRQIQVLLDPYKVASYNLSPAQVVGAIQASALAVPAGTQSDQGQRLLFTLRNTPTTPEEVGRILVDPARGLEVRDLGVVRDTQAEPTRLTRLNGQPVIPLAVRKTPDSNAVAVAQGIKRTLQEARLPQGYQARIVGDTTTFIENTVNDTFREVLLVALIVSFITLVFLGKLNSVFSVVLAIPITMSGALIVFGLLGFTFNIISLLAIIVAVGIVVDDSIVLAENIERYRKMGYDNLQAVLKGSTEVLSAVSAATLSLLAVFLPISFLPGIIGEFFRQFGIVLAAAIAVSWLEALFFLTVRLAYFPDPEPPTWRQLGARFLGLGQDLRWGLRLHVYRQPGLSWERRLFNVLITPITLLLAPLRWLFSVIFGLAGAITGSLHGVSERVFLGLRELYARTLAAALKRSGLVLLLGLGFFLSIGYVGPKIPFNFTAKNDNGQMNVDLLLPKGTALSETNALSRRLEGWLADRPEVRAVLNTVGSSQNILGAGNPERARLVIELVPKDERENVYDLLPIYREALAKLVADRPEADLRVTVPEGGPGGAADLQYTLTAPNPELLAQKNRQALQVMRQLPYLIDVRSSLEETATERVLVPNPSKLLGTGLTPNDLAQTLRIYNAGTEAGNLRSGGDDIPIVVKADPRLVPDQTSLLSLPVTAPALRSTLPLGSLGQFESRQTPAQLSRTNQAFSTGITANRAPGSEIGTFQLSNLVRQELEKAGVFTDGVRLETQGSTAFVGDLARSAPIAFGLALLLNFLVISSQFNTFRYPLYLLLPVPLALVGAFWFLYFFRSGLDVVSVLGVVILIGLVTKNAILLLDFAVREAREKPLYEALVEAARLRLRPILMTTLTVLMISIPLIAATGEGSEFRKPLGIIILGGVSVSMLLTLFVVPAAFYLFERKRYEKLRQERRGQVSAAPAVGD, translated from the coding sequence ATGAGCCAGGAAGAACGTAAAAACCAAGAGCCCCAAACCGGCGATAAACCCGAGAATCCGGTCATTGCGTTCTTTGTCAAGCGCTTCGTATTTTCCACCGCGATTTTTCTGGCCATGGTGCTCTTTGGCCTCATCTCGGGCAGCCGGGTGGGGGTAGACCTGCTACCGCGTTTTGAAATTCCGGTGGTGGCCGTCACGACGGCCTACCCTGGTGCCGGGCCCGAGGAAGTCGAGCAGCAGGTGAGCCGCCCCATCGAGGACGCGGTCTCGACCCTTTCCGGCCTCGACCAGATCGCCTCGCTTTCGGGAGAGGGCTTCTCTCAGGTAATCGTTTCGTTCGAGTTTGGGCAGGACGTCAACCGCGTGGCCACCGATGTCTCCCAGCGGGTCGCGGCGGTGCGCGGCCAGTTGCCGCGCGATGCCCAGGCCCCGGTGGTGCAGCGCTTCGACCCTGCGGCAGCGCCCATCCTGTTCATCGCCCTGTCCGCCGAGGGGCGTGACCTGCGCGAGGTGGCTAAGTACGCCAACGACGTGCTCAAGCCCAGGCTCCAGCTCGTTAGCGGGGTGGCCGATGTGCAGGTGCAAGGGGCTCCCGACCGGCAGATCCAGGTCTTGCTCGACCCCTACAAGGTGGCCTCCTACAACCTCTCCCCGGCCCAGGTGGTGGGGGCCATCCAGGCCTCGGCGCTAGCAGTGCCTGCCGGCACCCAGAGCGACCAGGGGCAGCGCCTGCTGTTCACCCTGCGCAACACCCCCACCACCCCGGAGGAGGTGGGGCGCATTCTGGTAGATCCGGCGCGAGGCCTCGAGGTGCGCGACCTGGGCGTGGTGCGCGACACCCAGGCCGAGCCCACCCGCCTGACCCGGCTCAACGGCCAGCCAGTGATTCCCCTAGCGGTGCGCAAAACCCCCGACTCCAACGCCGTGGCGGTGGCCCAGGGCATCAAGCGCACCCTGCAGGAAGCCCGCCTGCCCCAGGGCTACCAGGCCCGCATTGTGGGCGACACCACCACCTTCATCGAGAACACCGTCAACGACACCTTCCGCGAGGTGCTGCTAGTCGCCCTGATCGTCTCCTTCATCACCCTGGTCTTTCTGGGCAAGCTGAACTCGGTGTTTAGCGTGGTGCTGGCCATCCCCATCACCATGTCGGGCGCTTTGATTGTGTTTGGCTTGCTGGGCTTTACCTTTAACATCATCAGCCTGCTGGCCATCATCGTGGCGGTCGGCATCGTGGTAGACGACTCCATTGTGCTGGCTGAGAACATCGAGCGTTACCGCAAAATGGGCTACGACAACCTGCAAGCGGTGCTCAAGGGCTCTACCGAGGTACTCTCGGCGGTTTCGGCGGCCACCCTCTCGCTTTTGGCGGTGTTTTTGCCGATTAGCTTCTTGCCGGGCATCATCGGGGAGTTTTTCCGACAGTTCGGCATTGTGCTGGCCGCGGCCATTGCGGTGAGCTGGCTCGAGGCCCTGTTCTTCCTGACCGTGCGCCTGGCCTACTTCCCCGACCCCGAGCCCCCAACCTGGCGGCAACTGGGGGCCCGCTTCCTGGGCCTTGGCCAGGACTTGCGCTGGGGGCTGCGGTTGCATGTCTACCGGCAGCCGGGCCTGAGCTGGGAACGCCGCCTGTTCAATGTTCTGATCACACCCATCACCCTGCTCCTGGCCCCCTTGCGCTGGCTATTCTCGGTGATTTTCGGGCTGGCCGGGGCCATTACCGGCAGCCTGCACGGGGTTTCGGAGCGGGTATTCTTGGGGCTGCGCGAGCTGTACGCCCGCACCCTGGCCGCCGCCCTGAAGCGAAGCGGTCTGGTGCTCTTGTTGGGCCTGGGCTTCTTCCTGAGCATTGGCTACGTGGGCCCTAAAATTCCTTTCAACTTCACCGCCAAAAACGATAACGGCCAGATGAACGTAGACCTGTTGCTGCCCAAGGGCACCGCGCTTTCCGAGACCAATGCCCTTTCACGGCGGCTCGAGGGCTGGCTCGCAGACCGGCCCGAGGTTCGGGCGGTGCTCAATACCGTGGGTAGCTCTCAGAACATTCTGGGGGCGGGCAACCCCGAACGGGCCCGCCTGGTGATTGAGCTGGTGCCCAAGGACGAACGCGAGAACGTCTACGACCTATTGCCCATCTACCGCGAGGCCCTGGCCAAACTCGTGGCCGACCGACCCGAGGCCGACCTGCGGGTGACGGTACCGGAAGGGGGGCCGGGTGGCGCCGCCGACCTGCAGTACACCCTGACCGCGCCCAACCCCGAGCTGCTGGCCCAAAAGAACCGGCAGGCTTTGCAGGTGATGCGCCAGCTACCCTATCTGATTGACGTGCGCAGCAGCCTCGAGGAGACCGCCACCGAGCGGGTGCTGGTGCCCAATCCCAGCAAACTGCTGGGCACCGGCCTGACCCCCAACGACCTGGCCCAGACCCTGCGCATTTACAACGCCGGCACCGAGGCCGGCAACCTGCGCTCCGGCGGCGACGATATTCCCATTGTGGTTAAGGCCGACCCGCGCTTGGTACCCGACCAGACCAGCCTGCTCTCGCTCCCGGTGACGGCCCCCGCCTTGCGCAGCACGCTCCCGCTGGGAAGCCTGGGGCAGTTCGAAAGCCGCCAAACCCCAGCCCAGCTTTCCCGCACCAACCAAGCTTTCTCTACCGGCATCACGGCTAACCGCGCGCCGGGCTCTGAAATCGGCACCTTCCAGCTTTCCAACCTGGTACGCCAGGAGCTGGAAAAGGCCGGGGTGTTTACCGACGGCGTGCGCCTCGAGACCCAGGGCTCCACCGCCTTTGTGGGCGACCTGGCCCGCAGCGCCCCCATTGCCTTTGGGCTCGCCCTCCTGCTCAACTTTTTGGTGATCTCGAGCCAGTTCAACACCTTCCGCTACCCCCTCTACCTGCTGCTGCCCGTGCCGCTCGCGCTGGTGGGGGCCTTCTGGTTCCTCTACTTCTTCAGAAGCGGCCTCGACGTAGTCTCGGTGCTGGGGGTGGTGATTCTGATTGGGCTGGTCACCAAAAACGCCATCCTGCTGCTAGACTTTGCGGTGCGCGAGGCCCGCGAAAAGCCTCTGTATGAGGCCCTGGTAGAGGCCGCCCGGCTGCGTTTGCGACCCATTCTCATGACCACCCTGACGGTGCTGATGATCTCCATTCCCCTCATCGCTGCAACCGGCGAGGGATCAGAGTTCCGCAAGCCCCTGGGCATCATTATCCTGGGAGGGGTCTCGGTCTCCATGCTGCTCACCTTGTTTGTGGTGCCAGCGGCGTTTTATCTGTTTGAACGCAAGCGCTATGAGAAGCTGCGCCAGGAGCGTCGGGGCCAGGTTAGCGCGGCCCCAGCAGTTGGCGACTAA